The Streptomyces nitrosporeus genome includes a window with the following:
- a CDS encoding LCP family protein, giving the protein MDAHNRGRDEEIDPADQWVLNPRTGDYELRLDNSGRESSEVSGSAHPPHSGRPNETGEGASPEPAGRRRRPARETDPEAGPTVVGRRKAGPKASRRKKVLLWSGGAMAFVVLAGAAGAYALYEKFNGNLSTVDVGDAGSKNVAPDGPLNILVIGTDKRTGAGNEGYGDKGSLGHADTNILFHVSADRTNATAMSIPRDLVTDIPDCTTKQPDGSEKVIPGTPKVRFNQSLGQEGRDPGCTMRTVKEITGISVDHFMMVDFNAVKTLSTAVGGVKVCLAKPVDDPDSHLKLPAGESTVEGEDALAFVRTRHSFGNHGDLDRIKAQQQFIGSMIRQMKSDDTLTNPGKLYSLADAATKALTVDSGIGSIKKLTSLAQELGKIDTKNITFVTMPVIDNPDEPKPVTVVVHPVKGEQLFSMMRSDTSLTEVEQQKKAAASKQAAVLKGTRAEPADVRVDVYNGGNLPGAAQATVTWLQNEQGVPRSSNKANAPAKAARTTLEYAPNQADQARALADMMGLPATALKQGTTDAEGLQAMVLTLGADFRGAGVPVTGPAKAPEDIQKAGADKAQCAQ; this is encoded by the coding sequence GTGGATGCGCATAACCGCGGGCGGGATGAGGAAATAGACCCCGCCGACCAGTGGGTGCTCAACCCACGGACCGGTGATTACGAATTGCGACTGGACAACTCCGGAAGAGAGTCGTCCGAGGTCTCCGGCTCCGCACATCCCCCCCATTCCGGCAGACCGAATGAAACGGGCGAAGGCGCCTCTCCGGAGCCCGCCGGGCGGCGTCGCCGTCCGGCCCGGGAGACGGATCCGGAGGCGGGGCCCACCGTGGTCGGCCGTCGCAAGGCCGGCCCGAAGGCGTCACGGCGGAAGAAGGTGCTGCTGTGGTCCGGCGGGGCCATGGCCTTCGTGGTCCTCGCCGGGGCGGCCGGCGCGTACGCGCTGTACGAGAAGTTCAACGGCAACCTGTCGACCGTCGACGTCGGTGACGCGGGCAGCAAGAACGTCGCCCCCGACGGGCCGCTGAACATCCTGGTCATCGGCACCGACAAGCGCACCGGCGCCGGCAACGAGGGCTACGGCGACAAGGGCAGCCTCGGCCACGCCGACACCAACATCCTCTTCCACGTCTCCGCCGACCGCACCAACGCCACGGCGATGAGCATCCCCCGGGACCTGGTGACGGACATCCCGGACTGCACCACCAAGCAGCCGGACGGCTCCGAGAAGGTCATACCCGGCACCCCGAAGGTCCGGTTCAACCAGAGCCTGGGCCAGGAGGGCCGCGACCCCGGCTGCACCATGCGGACGGTGAAGGAGATAACGGGCATATCCGTCGACCACTTCATGATGGTCGACTTCAACGCCGTCAAGACGCTCTCCACGGCCGTCGGCGGCGTCAAGGTCTGCCTCGCCAAGCCGGTGGACGACCCCGACTCGCATCTGAAGCTGCCGGCGGGCGAGTCCACGGTCGAGGGGGAGGACGCGCTGGCCTTCGTCCGTACCCGGCACAGCTTCGGCAACCACGGCGATCTGGACCGGATCAAGGCCCAGCAGCAGTTCATCGGCTCGATGATCCGTCAGATGAAGTCCGACGACACCCTGACGAACCCGGGCAAGCTGTACAGCCTCGCGGACGCGGCGACCAAGGCGCTCACGGTCGACTCGGGCATCGGGTCGATCAAGAAGCTGACCTCGCTCGCCCAGGAACTCGGGAAGATCGACACGAAGAACATCACCTTCGTCACGATGCCGGTGATCGACAACCCCGACGAGCCGAAGCCCGTCACCGTGGTCGTCCACCCGGTCAAGGGCGAGCAGCTCTTCTCGATGATGCGCTCGGACACCTCGCTGACCGAGGTGGAGCAGCAGAAGAAGGCCGCCGCGAGCAAGCAGGCGGCGGTCCTGAAGGGGACCAGGGCCGAACCCGCCGACGTGCGGGTCGATGTGTACAACGGCGGCAACCTCCCCGGCGCCGCCCAGGCGACGGTGACCTGGCTGCAGAACGAGCAGGGCGTGCCCAGGTCCTCGAACAAGGCCAACGCCCCGGCGAAGGCCGCGAGGACGACCCTGGAGTACGCACCGAACCAGGCCGACCAGGCCCGTGCCCTCGCGGACATGATGGGCCTGCCCGCCACAGCGCTGAAGCAGGGAACCACCGACGCCGAGGGCCTTCAGGCGATGGTGCTGACCCTGGGCGCCGACTTCCGGGGAGCGGGCGTCCCGGTGACAGGTCCGGCAAAGGCGCCGGAGGACATCCAGAAGGCCGGCGCCGACAAGGCGCAGTGTGCGCAGTGA
- a CDS encoding LCP family protein gives MDADVSSTAGPPADPDQPEEPAGNGPADGSRDGSADSTRDGPAEGGRPDGSAATGQEGAPPAPDGTEAGPEPDGPDGRVESGAADGPDDGAASASGGSDDAGFATWEARPEGGPRKRRWLRRTALGASFVVLVAAGAGWWVYRKLDGNITTDTSAAAELRAYERERPTPVAHGDAQNILLIGSDSRSGENSEYGRDDGGSQRSDTTILLHLAADRGSATAVSLPRDLMSGIPRCHDADGKATEERFAQFNWAFEVGGTACTVRTVEKMTGVRVDHHMVIDFNGFKDMVDAVDGVEVCLKEPVDDKDARLSLPAGRQKLDGEEALGYVRARKSIGDGSDTERMDRQQKFLGALVNKMQSNGVLLNPARLYPVLDAATKSLTTDPGLDSLRDLYDLVRSMRNVPTEQVQFLTVPRRPYRANPNRDELVQPDADQLFEKLRKDESVTVLPSDEINGEDSQEVDSSAGDRTGEKPGDTAGSPTPAPTYSGSSAADDPCDP, from the coding sequence ATGGACGCAGACGTGAGCAGCACCGCGGGCCCCCCGGCCGACCCGGACCAGCCGGAAGAACCAGCCGGGAACGGGCCCGCGGACGGCTCGCGGGACGGGTCCGCGGACAGCACACGGGACGGGCCCGCGGAGGGCGGACGGCCGGACGGGAGTGCGGCCACCGGGCAGGAGGGGGCGCCCCCCGCGCCGGACGGCACGGAAGCCGGCCCGGAACCCGACGGCCCGGACGGCCGTGTGGAGAGCGGTGCGGCCGACGGCCCGGACGACGGCGCGGCCAGCGCTTCCGGCGGCTCGGACGATGCCGGTTTCGCCACCTGGGAGGCGCGGCCCGAGGGCGGCCCCCGCAAGCGGCGCTGGCTCCGCCGGACGGCCCTGGGCGCCTCGTTCGTGGTCCTCGTGGCCGCCGGGGCGGGCTGGTGGGTGTACCGGAAGCTGGACGGCAACATCACCACGGACACGAGTGCCGCCGCCGAGCTCAGGGCGTACGAGCGGGAGCGGCCGACCCCGGTCGCCCACGGGGACGCGCAGAACATCCTGCTCATCGGTTCCGACTCACGGTCCGGGGAGAACAGCGAGTACGGCCGGGACGACGGCGGGAGCCAGCGTTCGGACACCACGATCCTGCTGCACCTCGCGGCCGACCGCGGGAGCGCCACCGCGGTGTCGCTCCCGCGCGACCTGATGTCCGGGATCCCCCGTTGCCACGACGCCGACGGCAAGGCCACCGAGGAGCGGTTCGCCCAGTTCAACTGGGCTTTCGAGGTCGGTGGGACCGCGTGCACGGTCCGGACCGTCGAGAAGATGACGGGGGTGCGCGTCGACCACCACATGGTGATCGACTTCAACGGTTTCAAGGACATGGTCGACGCCGTGGACGGCGTGGAGGTCTGCCTGAAGGAACCGGTGGACGACAAGGACGCGCGCCTCTCCCTTCCCGCGGGGCGCCAGAAGCTCGACGGCGAGGAGGCCCTGGGATATGTGCGGGCCCGGAAGTCGATCGGTGACGGCAGCGACACGGAGCGTATGGACCGCCAGCAGAAATTCCTGGGGGCCCTCGTCAACAAGATGCAGAGCAACGGCGTACTGCTCAATCCGGCCCGGCTGTACCCGGTGCTGGACGCGGCGACGAAATCACTCACCACGGACCCGGGGCTGGACTCCCTGCGCGATCTGTACGACCTGGTGCGCAGCATGCGGAACGTGCCGACCGAACAGGTCCAGTTCCTGACGGTGCCCCGCCGGCCCTACCGGGCGAACCCGAACCGCGACGAACTCGTCCAGCCCGACGCCGACCAGCTGTTCGAGAAGCTGCGGAAGGACGAATCCGTCACCGTGCTCCCCTCCGACGAAATCAACGGCGAGGATTCACAGGAAGTCGACAGCTCCGCCGGCGACCGGACCGGTGAAAAGCCCGGCGATACGGCCGGGAGCCCCACCCCCGCCCCCACTTATTCGGGATCGAGCGCCGCCGACGACCCCTGTGACCCGTAA
- a CDS encoding TIGR03089 family protein: protein MNATDRTPADLLRSALAADPGRPLVTFYDDATGERVELSVATFANWVAKTANLLQGDLAAEPGDRLALLLPAHWQSAVWLLACSSVGVVADVQGDPAGADLVVSGPDTLDRARSCRGERVALALRPLGGRFPRPPEGFADYAVEVPGQGDRFAPFAPVDPDGPALAVGGVTLTASQLVARAREDAAELGLLPGSRLLTGRTYDDWAGLSAGLFAPLAAGASVVLCRHLGQLDEDGLAARIESERVTGRAV from the coding sequence ATGAACGCCACTGACCGCACCCCCGCCGACCTGCTGCGATCCGCGCTCGCCGCGGACCCGGGCCGCCCGCTCGTCACGTTCTACGACGACGCAACCGGAGAACGCGTCGAACTGTCGGTGGCCACCTTCGCCAATTGGGTGGCCAAGACCGCCAATCTGCTCCAGGGAGACCTCGCCGCGGAGCCGGGTGACCGGCTCGCCCTGCTGCTCCCCGCCCACTGGCAGTCCGCCGTCTGGCTGCTCGCCTGCTCCTCGGTGGGCGTCGTCGCCGATGTGCAGGGCGACCCGGCGGGGGCCGATCTGGTCGTCAGCGGACCGGACACACTGGACCGCGCCCGGTCCTGCCGCGGCGAACGGGTGGCGCTGGCCCTGCGCCCGCTGGGCGGCCGCTTCCCCCGTCCGCCCGAGGGTTTCGCCGACTACGCGGTGGAGGTGCCGGGCCAGGGCGACCGCTTCGCCCCCTTCGCACCGGTGGACCCCGACGGCCCGGCGCTGGCCGTGGGCGGGGTCACGCTGACCGCTTCCCAGCTGGTCGCCCGCGCCCGCGAGGACGCGGCGGAACTCGGACTCCTGCCGGGCTCCCGGCTCCTGACGGGGCGTACGTACGACGACTGGGCCGGACTCTCGGCCGGGCTGTTCGCCCCGCTGGCCGCCGGCGCGTCGGTGGTGCTCTGCCGCCACCTGGGACAACTGGACGAGGACGGCCTGGCCGCGCGGATCGAGAGCGAACGGGTGACCGGGCGAGCGGTATGA
- a CDS encoding N-acetylmuramoyl-L-alanine amidase translates to MRALLVTSIGVTCAAALTFPLAVPGSAAPVPAPVPAAAAQAPAAPAAEPLGSTQSLKLQPLAAEEGTRSPGAGSTRSPSFEQGLPRRDAHRFSLVGVIWDDPDAELHGTVQVRTRATGTGTWSGWQDIETHNTDHGADAGSAERASGKVRGSTAPLWVGDSDGVEVRVRSGDPEDRTGQAAPLPEGLRLELVDPGDDPQQPPDTDVPATPDTEAPVTPDTDAPATTATPASTGAQPGPPPESAALTVGAVESWAVNADLAPYGSAEIAPLSKAETEEQAVVAAGAEAYIGPRPGIVTRKGWGADESLRERTFAYTSTVKAAFVHHSATGNDYTCAEAPSVLRSIYRYHVKSSGWRDFGYNFAIDKCGKIYEGRAGGVTKAVLGAHTLGFNSNTMGIAVLGTFTSKNPPAAAVEAVAKLTAWKLGLFGRNPKGKVTLVSGGSGKYAKGAKANLHVISGHRDGFATECPGERLYKKLGTVRTTAARLQGR, encoded by the coding sequence ATGCGTGCACTTCTTGTCACCTCGATCGGCGTCACCTGCGCTGCGGCACTCACTTTTCCGCTCGCCGTGCCCGGATCCGCCGCCCCCGTCCCCGCTCCCGTCCCCGCCGCGGCCGCCCAGGCACCCGCGGCCCCCGCAGCCGAGCCCCTGGGTTCCACCCAGTCCCTGAAGCTGCAGCCGCTGGCCGCCGAAGAGGGCACCCGGTCCCCCGGCGCCGGCTCCACGCGCTCACCCTCCTTCGAGCAGGGGCTGCCGCGCCGCGACGCACACCGCTTCTCCCTCGTCGGCGTCATCTGGGACGATCCCGACGCCGAACTGCACGGCACCGTCCAGGTGCGTACCCGGGCCACCGGCACCGGTACGTGGTCCGGCTGGCAGGACATCGAGACGCACAACACCGACCACGGCGCCGACGCCGGCAGCGCCGAGCGGGCTTCCGGCAAGGTCCGCGGTTCCACCGCCCCGCTCTGGGTGGGGGATTCGGACGGCGTCGAGGTACGCGTGCGTTCCGGTGACCCGGAGGACCGGACCGGGCAGGCCGCGCCGCTCCCCGAGGGCCTGCGCCTCGAACTCGTCGACCCCGGTGACGACCCGCAGCAGCCCCCGGACACCGACGTACCCGCCACCCCGGACACCGAGGCACCCGTCACTCCGGACACCGACGCGCCCGCCACCACCGCCACGCCCGCCTCCACCGGGGCCCAGCCGGGCCCGCCGCCCGAGAGCGCCGCCCTCACCGTGGGGGCGGTGGAGAGCTGGGCGGTGAACGCCGACCTCGCCCCGTACGGCTCCGCCGAGATCGCACCGCTGTCCAAGGCCGAGACGGAGGAGCAGGCGGTCGTCGCGGCGGGCGCCGAGGCGTACATCGGCCCCCGGCCGGGCATCGTCACCCGCAAGGGCTGGGGAGCCGACGAGAGCCTGCGGGAACGCACCTTCGCCTACACCTCGACGGTCAAGGCCGCCTTCGTCCACCACAGCGCCACCGGCAACGACTACACCTGCGCCGAGGCGCCCTCGGTGCTGCGCAGCATCTACCGCTACCACGTCAAGAGCAGCGGCTGGCGCGACTTCGGGTACAACTTCGCCATCGACAAATGCGGGAAGATCTACGAGGGAAGGGCGGGAGGCGTGACCAAGGCCGTCCTGGGCGCCCACACGCTCGGCTTCAACTCCAACACCATGGGCATCGCGGTCCTCGGCACCTTCACCTCGAAGAACCCGCCCGCCGCCGCCGTCGAGGCCGTCGCCAAGCTCACCGCGTGGAAGCTGGGCCTGTTCGGGCGCAACCCGAAGGGCAAGGTCACCCTCGTCTCGGGCGGCAGCGGCAAATACGCGAAGGGCGCCAAGGCCAACCTTCACGTGATCTCCGGCCACCGCGACGGGTTCGCAACCGAATGCCCCGGAGAGCGTCTCTACAAGAAGCTCGGCACGGTCCGGACCACAGCGGCCCGGCTGCAGGGCCGCTGA
- a CDS encoding nucleotidyltransferase family protein: MTEAREAILLVGGKGTRLRPLTVHTPKPMVPAAGVPFLTHQLARARAAGVEHVVLATSYLAEVFEPHFGDGSSLGLSLEYVTEREPLGTGGAIRNVASRLASGPDEPVLVFNGDILTGLDIRALAASHATSGADVSLHLTRVEDPRAFGLVPTDGTGRVTAFLEKPQTPQEIVTDQINAGAYIFRRSVIDTIPAGRPVSVERETFPGLLADGAHLQGMVDSTYWLDLGTPQAFVRGSADLVLGRAPSPAVPGRCGDRLVLPTADVAADAKLTGGTVVGERALIGAGARISGSTVLQDAVVEPGAVVTDSLIGAGARIGSRTVLAGAVIGDGARVGADNELRDGIRVWCGAVLPDGAVRFSSDQ; encoded by the coding sequence GTGACAGAGGCAAGAGAAGCGATCCTCCTGGTCGGGGGCAAAGGCACCCGGCTGCGTCCGCTGACGGTGCACACCCCCAAGCCGATGGTCCCGGCGGCGGGTGTCCCCTTCCTGACGCACCAGCTGGCACGTGCCCGGGCCGCCGGGGTCGAGCACGTCGTGCTCGCCACGTCCTACCTGGCGGAGGTCTTCGAACCGCACTTCGGGGACGGCTCGTCACTCGGCCTCTCCCTCGAGTACGTCACCGAGCGCGAGCCGCTCGGTACCGGCGGAGCCATCCGCAACGTGGCGTCACGACTGGCCTCGGGCCCGGACGAACCCGTCCTCGTCTTCAACGGGGACATCCTCACCGGCCTCGACATCCGGGCCCTGGCCGCGTCGCACGCCACCTCCGGGGCGGACGTCTCCCTGCACCTGACCCGGGTCGAGGACCCGCGCGCCTTCGGTCTCGTACCGACGGACGGGACGGGCAGGGTGACGGCCTTCCTGGAGAAGCCCCAGACGCCCCAGGAGATAGTCACCGACCAGATCAACGCGGGGGCGTACATCTTCCGGCGGTCGGTCATCGACACGATCCCGGCGGGCAGGCCGGTCTCCGTGGAGCGCGAGACCTTCCCCGGCCTGCTCGCCGACGGCGCCCACCTCCAGGGCATGGTCGACTCCACCTACTGGCTGGACCTCGGCACCCCGCAGGCCTTCGTCCGCGGCTCGGCCGACCTGGTCCTGGGCCGCGCCCCGTCGCCCGCGGTCCCGGGGCGCTGCGGCGACCGGCTGGTGCTGCCCACGGCCGACGTGGCGGCCGACGCCAAGCTCACCGGCGGCACGGTCGTCGGGGAACGGGCGCTGATCGGCGCGGGGGCCCGGATCTCCGGCTCCACGGTGCTCCAGGACGCGGTCGTGGAACCGGGCGCGGTCGTCACCGACTCCCTGATCGGTGCCGGTGCCCGGATCGGCAGCCGTACGGTCCTGGCCGGCGCGGTCATCGGGGACGGGGCGCGGGTCGGCGCCGACAACGAACTGCGGGACGGGATCCGCGTCTGGTGCGGTGCCGTCCTGCCCGACGGCGCGGTTCGCTTCTCGTCCGACCAGTGA
- a CDS encoding DNA-3-methyladenine glycosylase family protein, which translates to MAGRFTPRTPAVPRRQPVPGQGRAPAPSRARIWTPPGPLDLRLVLGPLRRGPADPTYRALPDGTFWRASRTPDGPGTLRVSAAPDGRIDAAAWGPGAGWLLDTLPALLGAGDDTGAFRPRHRLVALTHHRRPGLRLLRTGLVLESLIPSVLEQKVTTDEAYRAWRLLVRTHGTPAPGPADGLPGGHGLYVMPDARTWALIPSWEWHRAGVDAKRSATILRAVRVARRLEEAAAMDLPEATARLQLIPGIGPWTAAETLQRSNGAADAVTVGDLHLPGIVGYALAGDRNAGDEEMLALLAPYEGQRHRAARLILLSGRTPPRRAPRASPRDIAPL; encoded by the coding sequence GTGGCAGGACGCTTCACACCCCGCACCCCCGCCGTGCCCCGGCGGCAGCCGGTGCCCGGGCAGGGCCGCGCGCCCGCCCCGTCCAGGGCCCGGATCTGGACGCCCCCCGGGCCGCTCGACCTGCGCCTGGTCCTCGGCCCGCTGCGACGCGGCCCGGCCGACCCCACCTACCGGGCCCTGCCCGACGGGACGTTCTGGCGGGCCAGCCGCACCCCGGACGGGCCCGGCACCCTGCGGGTCTCGGCGGCCCCGGACGGACGGATCGACGCGGCGGCCTGGGGGCCGGGGGCCGGATGGCTGCTGGACACCCTGCCCGCACTGCTGGGCGCCGGCGACGACACCGGCGCCTTCCGCCCCCGCCACCGGCTCGTCGCCCTGACCCACCACCGCAGACCGGGTCTGCGGCTGCTGCGTACCGGGCTCGTCCTGGAGTCGCTGATCCCGTCGGTACTCGAACAGAAGGTCACCACCGACGAGGCGTACCGCGCCTGGCGCCTGCTGGTGCGCACCCACGGCACCCCGGCCCCCGGCCCGGCGGACGGGCTCCCCGGCGGCCACGGCCTGTACGTCATGCCGGACGCCCGGACCTGGGCGCTCATCCCCTCCTGGGAGTGGCACCGGGCCGGGGTGGACGCCAAACGCTCCGCCACGATCCTGCGCGCCGTCCGGGTGGCCCGGCGCCTGGAGGAGGCGGCCGCCATGGACCTGCCCGAGGCGACGGCCCGCCTCCAGCTGATCCCGGGCATCGGACCCTGGACCGCCGCGGAGACCCTGCAGCGCTCGAACGGCGCGGCCGACGCCGTCACCGTCGGCGATCTGCACCTTCCGGGCATCGTCGGCTACGCGCTGGCGGGCGACAGGAACGCCGGTGACGAGGAGATGCTGGCCCTGCTGGCCCCGTACGAGGGCCAGCGCCACCGGGCGGCCCGCCTGATCCTGCTCTCCGGCCGTACGCCGCCCCGCCGGGCCCCGCGGGCGAGCCCGCGCGACATCGCCCCGCTGTGA
- a CDS encoding coenzyme F420-0:L-glutamate ligase has translation MSGQDAGAPAYRVWALPGIGEVRAGDDLAKLIAAAEPGLVDGDVLLVTSKIVSKAEGRIMEAADREAAIDAETVRVVARRGTLRIVENRQGLVMAAAGVDASNTPAGTVLLLPQDPDASARAIRDGLRDTLGVEVGVVVTDTFGRPWRSGLTDVAIGAAGVRVLDDLRGGTDAYGNPLSATVVATADELAAAGDLVKGKASGLPVAVVRGLAHVVVPAGDGEPDGARAMVRGAADDMFRLGTSEAVREALNLRRTVREFTDDPVDPGAVRRAVAAAVTAPAPHHTTPWRFVLLESAESRTRLLDAMRDAWIADLRRDGRDEESIARRVRRGDVLREAPYLVVPCLVTEGSHHYGDERRDTAEREMFVVAAGAGVQNFLVALAGERLGSAWVSSTMFCRDVVREVLGLPAGWDPLGAVAVGRAAGEPKERAPRDPEDFLTVR, from the coding sequence ATGAGCGGGCAGGACGCCGGAGCGCCGGCGTACCGCGTATGGGCGCTGCCGGGGATCGGCGAGGTGCGGGCCGGGGACGACCTGGCGAAGCTGATCGCCGCCGCCGAACCGGGGCTGGTGGACGGCGACGTCCTGCTGGTCACCTCGAAGATCGTCTCCAAGGCCGAGGGCCGGATCATGGAGGCCGCCGACCGTGAGGCCGCGATCGACGCGGAGACGGTCCGGGTGGTCGCCCGGCGCGGGACGCTGCGGATCGTGGAGAACCGGCAGGGCCTCGTCATGGCCGCGGCCGGTGTGGACGCCTCCAACACCCCCGCGGGCACGGTGCTCCTGCTCCCGCAGGACCCGGACGCCTCCGCCCGCGCGATCCGGGACGGACTGCGCGACACCCTGGGCGTCGAGGTCGGCGTCGTCGTCACGGACACCTTCGGACGTCCCTGGCGCAGTGGACTGACCGACGTCGCCATCGGCGCCGCGGGCGTCCGGGTGCTGGACGACCTGCGGGGCGGCACGGACGCGTACGGCAATCCGCTGAGCGCCACCGTGGTCGCCACGGCCGACGAACTCGCCGCGGCCGGCGACCTGGTGAAGGGCAAGGCGTCCGGTCTGCCGGTCGCCGTGGTACGCGGGCTGGCCCATGTGGTGGTACCGGCCGGGGACGGGGAGCCGGACGGGGCCCGTGCGATGGTGCGGGGCGCGGCGGACGACATGTTCCGGCTGGGCACCTCCGAGGCGGTCCGGGAGGCGCTGAACCTGCGGCGCACGGTGCGGGAGTTCACGGACGACCCGGTGGACCCCGGGGCGGTACGGCGGGCCGTGGCCGCCGCGGTGACGGCTCCGGCACCGCACCACACCACGCCGTGGCGGTTCGTGCTGCTGGAGTCGGCGGAGTCCCGTACCCGGCTGCTGGACGCGATGCGGGACGCGTGGATCGCCGACCTGCGCCGCGACGGCCGCGACGAGGAGTCGATCGCCAGGCGGGTGCGGCGGGGCGACGTGCTGCGCGAGGCGCCGTACCTGGTGGTGCCCTGCCTGGTGACGGAGGGCTCCCACCACTACGGCGACGAGCGCCGGGACACCGCAGAGCGCGAGATGTTCGTGGTCGCCGCCGGCGCCGGGGTGCAGAACTTCCTGGTGGCGCTCGCGGGTGAGCGGCTGGGCTCGGCGTGGGTGTCGTCCACGATGTTCTGCCGTGACGTGGTGCGCGAGGTGCTGGGCCTGCCGGCCGGCTGGGACCCGCTGGGCGCGGTGGCCGTGGGGCGGGCCGCGGGCGAGCCGAAGGAGCGCGCGCCGCGGGACCCGGAGGACTTCCTCACCGTGCGGTGA
- the cofD gene encoding 2-phospho-L-lactate transferase, with protein MRIVVLAGGIGGARFLRGLKQAAPDADITVIGNTGDDIHLFGLKVCPDLDTVMYTLGGGIDEEQGWGRRDESFHVKEELAAYGVGPEWFGLGDRDFATHIVRTQMLAAGYPLSAVTEALCARWKPGVRLIPMSDDRVETHVAVETDGESKAVHFQEYWVKLRASVPARAIVPVGAEQAEPAPGVLEAIASADVILFPPSNPVVSVGTILAVPGIREAVAEAGVPVVGLSPIVGDAPVRGMADKVLAAVGVESTASAVARHYGSGLLDGWLVDTVDAASVDEVEAAGIRCRAVPLMMTDVDATAAMARAALALAEEVRV; from the coding sequence ATGCGCATTGTGGTTCTGGCCGGCGGTATCGGTGGTGCTCGTTTCCTGCGTGGCCTCAAGCAGGCCGCCCCGGACGCGGACATCACGGTGATCGGCAACACCGGTGACGACATCCATCTGTTCGGGCTGAAGGTCTGCCCCGACCTGGACACCGTGATGTACACCCTCGGCGGTGGCATCGACGAGGAGCAGGGCTGGGGACGCCGGGACGAGAGCTTCCACGTCAAGGAGGAGCTCGCCGCCTACGGGGTCGGGCCCGAGTGGTTCGGCCTGGGCGACCGTGACTTCGCCACGCACATCGTCCGTACCCAGATGCTCGCCGCGGGCTATCCGCTGAGCGCCGTGACCGAGGCGCTCTGCGCCCGGTGGAAGCCGGGGGTCCGGCTGATCCCGATGTCCGACGACCGTGTGGAGACCCATGTGGCGGTCGAGACCGACGGGGAGAGCAAGGCGGTGCACTTCCAGGAGTACTGGGTGAAACTGCGGGCCTCCGTCCCCGCCCGGGCGATCGTCCCGGTCGGCGCCGAGCAGGCCGAGCCCGCCCCGGGCGTGCTGGAGGCCATCGCCTCGGCCGACGTCATCCTCTTCCCGCCGTCCAACCCGGTCGTCTCCGTCGGCACCATCCTCGCGGTGCCCGGGATCAGGGAGGCCGTCGCGGAGGCCGGGGTGCCGGTGGTCGGGCTCTCCCCCATCGTCGGGGACGCCCCGGTGCGCGGCATGGCCGACAAGGTGCTGGCAGCGGTGGGCGTGGAGTCGACCGCTTCGGCGGTGGCACGCCACTACGGTTCGGGCCTGCTCGACGGGTGGCTCGTCGACACGGTGGACGCCGCGTCGGTGGACGAGGTGGAGGCGGCCGGTATCCGCTGCCGCGCCGTGCCGCTGATGATGACGGACGTGGACGCCACCGCCGCCATGGCGCGCGCGGCGCTCGCGCTCGCCGAGGAGGTACGGGTATGA
- a CDS encoding cysteine dioxygenase, which yields MNSDSDLSIAGDILQVQHLLRPARPHPATVAEFAGLARSIAADRARWAPLVRYDTTSRWYHRLQKGPGYEVWLLSWVPGQGSGLHDHGPSSGVLTVLDGELTERTGRGSHTLGPGTQRVFAPGYAHEVVNGSLDGAVSLHVYHPGLTDMPMHTARCSPSVRGTVSA from the coding sequence ATGAACAGCGACAGCGACCTCTCGATCGCCGGCGACATCCTCCAGGTCCAGCACCTCCTCCGCCCCGCCCGCCCGCACCCGGCCACCGTGGCCGAGTTCGCCGGCCTGGCCCGGTCCATCGCGGCCGACCGCGCCCGCTGGGCCCCCCTCGTCCGGTACGACACCACCAGCCGCTGGTACCACCGGCTGCAGAAGGGGCCGGGCTACGAGGTCTGGCTGCTCAGCTGGGTCCCCGGCCAGGGGTCCGGTCTCCATGACCACGGCCCGTCCTCCGGTGTACTGACCGTCCTGGACGGCGAGTTGACGGAGCGCACCGGGCGCGGCAGCCACACCCTGGGTCCCGGCACGCAGCGTGTCTTCGCCCCCGGATACGCCCACGAGGTCGTCAACGGCTCCCTCGACGGGGCGGTCAGCCTGCACGTCTACCACCCGGGTCTCACCGACATGCCCATGCACACCGCCCGGTGCTCCCCGTCCGTCCGGGGCACCGTCTCCGCCTGA